One window of Bacillus alkalicellulosilyticus genomic DNA carries:
- a CDS encoding YhcN/YlaJ family sporulation lipoprotein, producing the protein MKKALLTGLCVSCLLATGCQAIGQNSSPLTEGRNTTYNPTGGTNSIIQVDQANQTSEERTKFGYVRHQKAMTQQQGREPEAAYFDRTLLADAISKMAVYIPGVEDCATLVTDKYALIVYDGNQNVENYNQTEQVYLTAASVLPRHYDVYISDNPEMFENIERFGALGSHSPNVDKVLEATINGMINGDGGEMNEPLPENSPQPMM; encoded by the coding sequence ATGAAAAAAGCGTTATTAACTGGTTTATGTGTTTCATGTTTACTTGCAACCGGGTGTCAAGCCATTGGTCAAAACAGTTCCCCACTAACAGAAGGTCGAAATACGACTTACAATCCTACTGGTGGAACAAACAGCATCATCCAAGTAGACCAAGCAAACCAGACATCTGAAGAACGAACTAAGTTTGGTTATGTACGTCATCAAAAAGCTATGACACAACAACAAGGTCGTGAGCCAGAAGCCGCTTATTTCGACCGTACTCTTTTAGCTGATGCGATAAGTAAAATGGCTGTATATATCCCTGGTGTAGAGGATTGTGCCACATTGGTAACCGATAAATACGCCCTTATCGTATATGACGGAAATCAAAATGTCGAAAACTATAATCAAACAGAACAAGTATATTTAACAGCCGCTTCCGTACTACCACGACATTATGATGTGTACATTTCCGACAACCCAGAAATGTTCGAAAACATTGAACGTTTTGGTGCGTTAGGTTCTCATTCACCTAATGTCGATAAAGTACTCGAAGCAACAATTAATGGGATGATAAATGGTGATGGAGGAGAAATGAACGAGCCACTTCCAGAAAACTCACCACAACCAATGATGTAA
- the lipA gene encoding lipoyl synthase produces the protein MAKKEDYVRKPDWLKIKLNTNDSYTGLKKMMREQKLNTVCEEAKCPNIHECWAVRKTATFMILGSVCTRACRFCAVKTGLPTELDLQEPERVADSVEAMGLKHVVITAVARDDLKDGGAHVFAETVKAVRRKNPFTTIEVLPSDMMGNIDNLKTLMAARPNILNHNIETVRRLTPSVRARATYERSLEFLRRAKELHPDIPTKSSLMIGLGETKEEIIETMDDLRANGVDIMTIGQYLQPTKKHLKVISYYRPEEFNEFKEMALEKGFSHCESGPLVRSSYHADEQVNEAQVREAAREAQ, from the coding sequence ATGGCTAAGAAAGAAGATTATGTACGTAAACCGGATTGGTTAAAAATAAAGTTAAATACAAATGATTCATATACTGGCTTAAAGAAAATGATGAGAGAACAAAAGTTAAATACCGTTTGTGAAGAAGCGAAATGTCCTAATATTCACGAGTGCTGGGCTGTTCGTAAAACGGCTACTTTTATGATTTTAGGTTCTGTCTGCACAAGAGCCTGCAGATTCTGTGCTGTAAAAACAGGCTTACCGACTGAACTGGACTTACAAGAGCCAGAAAGAGTGGCTGACTCTGTTGAAGCGATGGGCTTAAAGCATGTCGTAATTACCGCAGTTGCCCGTGATGATTTAAAAGATGGCGGCGCGCATGTATTCGCGGAGACGGTCAAAGCGGTTCGTAGGAAAAATCCGTTTACAACGATTGAAGTTCTTCCTTCTGATATGATGGGAAACATCGATAATTTAAAAACGTTGATGGCAGCACGACCTAACATTTTAAACCATAATATTGAGACGGTCAGACGACTTACGCCTTCTGTACGAGCCCGTGCTACGTACGAGCGTTCGTTAGAGTTTTTAAGAAGAGCAAAAGAGCTTCATCCAGACATTCCAACGAAATCGAGTTTAATGATTGGACTTGGAGAGACAAAAGAGGAAATCATTGAAACAATGGATGATCTTCGCGCCAATGGCGTTGATATTATGACGATTGGACAGTACCTACAGCCAACGAAAAAACACTTAAAGGTTATTTCATATTATCGGCCAGAGGAATTTAATGAGTTTAAAGAAATGGCTCTTGAAAAAGGATTTAGTCACTGTGAATCAGGTCCATTGGTTCGTTCATCTTATCATGCAGATGAACAAGTAAATGAAGCTCAAGTTCGAGAAGCAGCTAGAGAAGCGCAGTAA
- a CDS encoding M23 family metallopeptidase has protein sequence MKKSAIFLLVFVLFITSTGSVTLAAEELSYEERIEKRMDLYKSMEVVTNIPWYYLAAVDTYERGLRKALRDRPKEPGLIGIYYSKDTWCGAINPNQEDTDPITIGLFGGIGLDGNGDGIASLEDDEDVLYTMARYLESYGFDKENIRIGLWEHYHREQTVNIIMGHAKVYEKFETLNVDNNVFPVPLNYNYSYRSTWGDRRGWGGRRIHEGTDIFAGYHTPVRATSYGVIEIKGWNKYGGWRVGIRDMDNVYHYYAHLSGFEKGVEVGEVVEPGQVIGYVGSSGYGKPGTQGKFPPHLHYGMYRDNGLTEWSFDPYPSLRSWEKKERAAKRRR, from the coding sequence ATGAAAAAGAGTGCAATATTCCTTTTAGTCTTTGTCCTTTTCATTACGTCTACAGGCTCGGTTACGTTGGCTGCAGAGGAATTGAGCTATGAGGAAAGAATCGAAAAGAGAATGGATTTATATAAAAGCATGGAAGTTGTTACGAATATTCCATGGTATTATCTAGCTGCGGTTGATACGTATGAAAGAGGTTTACGAAAAGCATTAAGAGACAGACCAAAAGAACCAGGTCTAATCGGAATTTATTACTCCAAAGACACTTGGTGTGGCGCCATAAACCCTAACCAAGAAGATACGGATCCGATTACGATTGGGTTATTTGGGGGCATTGGACTTGATGGCAATGGTGACGGCATAGCCAGTCTCGAGGATGATGAAGATGTTCTTTATACTATGGCTAGGTATTTAGAAAGCTACGGATTCGATAAAGAAAACATCAGAATTGGGTTATGGGAGCATTATCACAGAGAACAAACGGTTAATATTATCATGGGGCATGCAAAGGTATATGAGAAATTTGAAACCCTTAACGTCGATAATAACGTATTCCCTGTACCATTAAATTATAACTATAGCTACCGAAGTACATGGGGAGACCGTCGTGGCTGGGGTGGACGAAGAATTCATGAAGGAACAGATATCTTTGCTGGGTATCATACTCCTGTAAGAGCTACTTCATACGGTGTTATTGAAATCAAAGGTTGGAATAAGTATGGGGGTTGGAGAGTTGGTATCCGTGACATGGATAACGTCTACCATTATTACGCTCACCTTTCTGGGTTTGAAAAAGGGGTAGAAGTCGGTGAAGTCGTTGAACCTGGACAAGTTATCGGCTATGTCGGAAGCTCCGGTTACGGAAAACCAGGAACTCAAGGGAAATTCCCACCACATTTACACTACGGAATGTACCGCGATAACGGTCTTACCGAATGGTCATTTGACCCATATCCATCCCTTCGTTCATGGGAGAAAAAAGAAAGAGCGGCGAAGCGTAGAAGGTAA
- the yunB gene encoding sporulation protein YunB, whose translation MLKIKKPRPTSKKGPLPFRYMFLISFVIFIILTVQGLWIVEKGIRPTLITIAKNETQKIGTYAINDALNKHIVEGIDVNELVHIDTDAEGYITGVVYNPTIYTRVLAQATNRVQRFLKMVEEGRLEELTGIPDNVEIDFNENMAHQDGIVYSIPLGQATDNALLAHLGPLVPVKFTMIGDVMPDISLDVQPTGINNTTITLYLDIAVDVQVVIPFATDAEVVSTSVPIGIVFVSGRVPEYYNVGGEGFTPAIINQSDLIEAVEQDRGQEQEE comes from the coding sequence GTGCTAAAAATTAAAAAACCACGACCAACATCAAAAAAAGGGCCTCTCCCGTTTCGGTATATGTTTTTAATTTCTTTTGTTATTTTTATTATATTAACCGTACAAGGGTTATGGATAGTTGAAAAAGGGATACGGCCAACCTTAATTACAATTGCAAAAAATGAAACGCAAAAAATAGGTACATATGCAATTAATGATGCCTTAAATAAGCATATTGTAGAAGGAATCGATGTAAATGAATTAGTTCATATTGATACGGATGCAGAAGGGTATATTACAGGAGTTGTTTATAACCCTACTATTTATACAAGGGTATTAGCCCAAGCAACTAACAGGGTACAGCGGTTTTTGAAAATGGTAGAAGAAGGCCGATTAGAGGAGCTTACGGGAATTCCGGATAATGTAGAAATAGATTTTAATGAGAATATGGCACATCAAGATGGGATTGTTTATTCAATTCCGTTAGGTCAGGCAACAGACAATGCCTTATTAGCTCATCTAGGACCTTTAGTTCCTGTAAAGTTTACGATGATTGGCGATGTCATGCCTGATATTTCACTTGATGTACAACCAACAGGAATTAACAATACAACGATTACACTTTATTTGGATATCGCAGTCGATGTTCAAGTAGTCATTCCGTTTGCGACAGATGCAGAAGTTGTTTCTACATCCGTTCCAATTGGAATTGTTTTTGTCAGTGGAAGAGTACCTGAGTATTACAATGTTGGAGGCGAAGGATTTACACCAGCAATTATAAATCAATCCGACCTTATAGAAGCAGTTGAGCAAGACAGAGGACAAGAGCAAGAAGAGTGA
- a CDS encoding dihydrofolate reductase produces MISFIVAMDKNNVIGKDNDLPWRLPADLAYFKKVTTGHAIVMGRKTFDSIGKPLPNRENIVITRNSEFTMEGCTVLHSIEEFLSLAKQREQEELFVIGGAAIFKELMDNVDKLYITFIDEEVEGDTYFPEIDQEKWELVSEEKGIKDEKNVYDYYFRVYDRK; encoded by the coding sequence TTGATTTCATTTATCGTAGCAATGGATAAAAACAATGTAATAGGAAAAGACAATGACTTGCCTTGGAGACTTCCTGCCGACTTAGCTTATTTTAAAAAGGTGACAACAGGCCACGCTATCGTAATGGGAAGAAAAACGTTTGACTCGATTGGAAAGCCCTTGCCAAATCGAGAAAATATAGTAATTACGAGAAATTCAGAGTTTACAATGGAAGGATGTACCGTTCTCCATTCAATTGAGGAGTTTCTCTCCTTGGCTAAGCAACGTGAACAAGAAGAGTTGTTTGTTATCGGTGGCGCAGCCATTTTTAAAGAATTAATGGACAATGTCGATAAATTGTACATTACCTTTATTGATGAGGAAGTAGAAGGAGACACATATTTCCCTGAAATTGACCAAGAGAAGTGGGAATTAGTCTCTGAAGAAAAAGGCATTAAAGATGAAAAAAATGTATATGACTATTATTTCCGGGTGTATGATAGAAAATAA
- a CDS encoding thymidylate synthase: MKHGEQAYLDLCKHVMNNGTKKEDRTGTGTISTFGYQMRFDLNEGFPLLTTKRIPFKLVASELLWFIKGDTNIKYLLQHNNNIWNEWAFKKWVESNDYKGPDMTNFGLRATQDEEFRLEYEKQMDQFKKNILEDELFAATYGELGNVYGKQWRAWKTTAGETLDQLQDVIDTIKANPDSRRLIVSAWNPEDVPTMALPPCHTLFQFYVIDGKLSCQLYQRSADIFLGIPFNIASYALLTHLIAHECGLGVGDFVHTLGDAHIYTNHIEQIETQLAREPKPFPTITLNMEKTSVFDFELEDIKIEGYEPHPAIKAPVAV; the protein is encoded by the coding sequence GTGAAGCATGGTGAACAAGCCTATTTAGATTTATGTAAGCATGTGATGAATAATGGAACAAAAAAAGAAGATAGAACGGGTACTGGTACCATCTCAACATTTGGGTATCAAATGCGTTTTGACTTAAATGAAGGGTTTCCGTTGCTAACAACGAAACGAATTCCCTTTAAGTTAGTAGCTAGTGAACTTCTTTGGTTTATCAAAGGGGATACCAATATAAAATACCTGTTGCAGCATAATAATAACATTTGGAATGAGTGGGCTTTTAAGAAGTGGGTAGAGAGCAATGATTACAAGGGACCTGACATGACTAATTTTGGTCTGCGCGCTACCCAAGATGAAGAGTTCCGTCTCGAATATGAAAAGCAAATGGACCAGTTTAAAAAGAATATTTTAGAGGACGAGCTTTTTGCTGCCACGTATGGTGAATTAGGAAATGTATATGGGAAGCAGTGGAGAGCGTGGAAGACAACGGCCGGAGAAACGCTTGATCAACTTCAGGATGTAATTGATACGATTAAAGCAAATCCTGATTCTAGAAGACTCATTGTCTCTGCCTGGAACCCGGAGGATGTGCCGACGATGGCATTGCCACCTTGTCATACGCTTTTCCAGTTTTATGTGATTGACGGTAAATTGTCGTGTCAGTTATATCAAAGAAGTGCTGACATTTTCCTAGGAATTCCTTTTAATATTGCGAGTTATGCATTGCTTACGCATTTAATTGCTCATGAGTGTGGTTTAGGTGTGGGAGATTTCGTTCACACGCTTGGAGATGCCCATATTTATACAAATCATATCGAGCAAATTGAAACACAGCTGGCAAGAGAGCCAAAGCCATTCCCGACGATTACTTTAAATATGGAAAAAACGTCAGTGTTCGATTTTGAGCTTGAAGATATTAAGATAGAGGGGTATGAACCTCATCCTGCAATAAAAGCACCGGTTGCAGTGTAG
- a CDS encoding HD-GYP domain-containing protein encodes MRLIETRLVKEGSLLAKTIYNNNDDILLHEGVLLTSRMIERLCELGVAYINIHDSLTADITSSHEGIHKHTRKTALEAIKKEFHQVTDSKSLSGRLNNEYLDKNFSVIIKMILEDISKNKNALSMITNVVLHDSYIFTHSLNVTIYTLGLAIQLGFTERQLYEIGLGAILHDIGKVQIPLSVLNKESGLTDLEYKEIKDHTVFGYEMIKDIPGMSLMTAHCALQHHERLDGSGYPFGRTEIHPYAKIIAVCDVFDAVTTNRSYRKGMLPQEGLELLYSGIGTHFDIEIVEAFRDVIAIYPIGLSVTLSDGRKAVVIKQNKEVTARPVVRVYAENGKKVTPYDINLVEQMNVTIVQCGKNLTAKPILI; translated from the coding sequence ATGAGATTAATCGAGACGAGGTTAGTTAAAGAAGGCTCACTTTTAGCGAAAACAATCTATAACAACAATGATGATATCTTACTCCACGAAGGTGTTTTGTTAACAAGTAGAATGATAGAACGACTTTGTGAACTTGGTGTAGCATACATAAACATACATGATAGCCTAACGGCAGACATAACATCTAGTCACGAGGGAATACATAAGCATACAAGGAAAACAGCATTAGAAGCCATTAAAAAAGAGTTTCATCAGGTGACTGACTCTAAAAGTTTATCGGGTCGCTTGAACAATGAATATCTCGATAAAAATTTTTCCGTAATTATTAAAATGATTTTAGAGGATATATCGAAAAATAAAAATGCGTTGTCAATGATAACCAATGTTGTTCTTCACGATTCTTACATTTTTACACACTCATTAAATGTAACGATTTATACGCTTGGATTAGCGATTCAATTAGGTTTTACAGAAAGACAATTGTATGAAATTGGCTTGGGAGCTATTTTACATGATATAGGTAAAGTACAAATCCCGCTTTCTGTGTTAAATAAAGAAAGTGGCCTGACAGACTTAGAGTATAAAGAAATTAAAGATCACACCGTATTCGGTTATGAAATGATAAAAGATATACCAGGGATGTCATTAATGACTGCTCATTGTGCCTTGCAACATCATGAGAGGTTAGATGGGTCGGGTTATCCATTTGGTCGAACGGAGATTCATCCTTACGCAAAAATCATTGCCGTTTGTGATGTGTTTGACGCCGTAACAACAAACCGTTCTTATCGAAAAGGAATGTTACCTCAAGAGGGACTTGAGTTGTTATATAGCGGGATTGGTACACATTTTGATATAGAAATTGTAGAGGCGTTTAGAGATGTGATTGCTATTTATCCTATTGGATTATCTGTTACATTAAGCGATGGGAGAAAAGCAGTTGTTATTAAACAAAACAAAGAAGTAACGGCAAGGCCTGTTGTGAGAGTCTATGCCGAAAATGGAAAAAAGGTAACGCCATATGATATTAATTTAGTCGAACAAATGAATGTAACCATTGTTCAATGCGGTAAAAATCTTACGGCAAAGCCAATTTTAATCTAA
- a CDS encoding YunC family protein encodes MLEMTPITIEGKSFIAVTLKLPKTNFMAVTSEKGYIMCGALDVALFNENKALVERKIVAGRALGVRTIDQLLEAPLESITKEAEALGVTVGMKGKDALLKML; translated from the coding sequence ATGCTAGAAATGACACCGATTACGATTGAAGGTAAATCGTTTATTGCAGTTACGTTAAAACTTCCCAAAACGAATTTTATGGCCGTCACAAGTGAAAAAGGGTACATTATGTGCGGCGCACTTGATGTAGCACTTTTCAATGAAAATAAAGCGTTAGTCGAACGTAAAATTGTAGCAGGTAGAGCTCTTGGTGTCCGTACAATAGACCAGTTGCTTGAAGCTCCGTTAGAATCAATTACAAAAGAAGCAGAAGCTCTTGGGGTAACAGTCGGTATGAAGGGTAAAGATGCATTGTTAAAAATGCTTTAG
- a CDS encoding bifunctional metallophosphatase/5'-nucleotidase, which translates to MSYKKSYIYHTNDLHSEFTYWPNVTAYIEKQREKHQLDNEDYLYFDIGDHSDRCHPITEATEGKANVRLLNQSKVDAVTIGNNEGITFSREQLDCLYEDRQFDVLLANLKTMNGERPEWVKSYRIDEMAGVKVAFIGVTIPYYPLYETLDWKIEDPFELLPSILKDVKQEADVVVLLSHLGLDKDQELVEKIDGIDLILGAHTHNLLPTGMKVKNTLICQAGKLCHHVGKVALTIDEENKKIKGIEASVVDIRNHDRSEDTEQLLATLERETKKWLETPIATLHTSLTTKWYEESAGPLFLAELLKEWCKTDISMVNAGVLLGDVPEGEVTRKMIHSLCPHPINPCTVEIEGRFLQEAIEKASTTEIEQLHLKGLGFRGKVIGKMVYSGIEVKINPSPIGEKQIEAITILGEPIQKNQIYKIATLDMFTFGRLYPSITKAKQVTYFMPELLRDLITWKLAQE; encoded by the coding sequence ATGTCCTATAAAAAAAGTTACATTTACCACACGAATGACCTACATAGTGAATTTACGTACTGGCCTAATGTCACTGCGTATATTGAAAAGCAACGAGAAAAACATCAGTTGGATAACGAAGATTATCTATACTTTGATATAGGCGACCATTCGGACCGTTGTCACCCGATTACTGAAGCGACAGAAGGAAAAGCGAATGTTCGACTTCTTAATCAAAGTAAAGTAGATGCTGTAACAATAGGAAATAATGAAGGAATTACATTCTCAAGAGAGCAGCTTGACTGTCTTTATGAAGACCGGCAGTTCGATGTGTTATTAGCGAATTTAAAAACAATGAACGGAGAAAGACCCGAGTGGGTAAAGTCTTATCGAATCGATGAAATGGCTGGTGTAAAAGTAGCATTTATCGGAGTTACCATTCCATACTATCCACTTTATGAAACGCTAGACTGGAAAATTGAAGACCCTTTTGAATTGCTACCTTCGATATTGAAAGACGTAAAGCAGGAAGCCGATGTTGTTGTTCTTCTATCTCATCTTGGACTAGATAAGGACCAAGAGTTAGTAGAGAAGATAGATGGCATTGATTTGATCTTAGGTGCTCATACACATAACCTTTTGCCTACCGGGATGAAAGTGAAAAATACGTTAATTTGCCAAGCGGGTAAGCTCTGTCATCATGTCGGAAAGGTTGCTCTTACCATCGACGAAGAAAATAAGAAGATCAAAGGAATAGAGGCCAGCGTAGTAGACATTCGCAATCATGACCGTTCTGAGGATACAGAACAATTATTAGCCACTCTTGAACGAGAAACTAAAAAGTGGCTTGAAACTCCTATAGCCACGTTACATACATCGTTAACGACAAAGTGGTACGAAGAATCTGCTGGACCGCTTTTTCTTGCAGAATTGCTTAAGGAGTGGTGTAAAACGGATATTAGTATGGTTAATGCAGGAGTATTGTTAGGGGATGTGCCTGAAGGGGAAGTCACAAGAAAAATGATTCATAGTCTTTGTCCACATCCGATTAACCCGTGTACTGTTGAGATTGAAGGTCGATTTTTACAAGAAGCGATTGAAAAAGCAAGTACGACTGAAATTGAACAACTACACCTAAAAGGGTTAGGGTTCCGTGGAAAAGTGATTGGGAAAATGGTGTATTCAGGGATAGAAGTGAAAATCAACCCAAGCCCAATTGGAGAAAAACAGATTGAAGCAATTACGATTTTAGGTGAGCCTATACAAAAGAACCAAATCTACAAAATTGCTACTTTAGACATGTTCACGTTTGGAAGACTTTATCCGTCGATCACAAAGGCCAAACAGGTGACTTATTTTATGCCCGAGTTATTGAGGGACCTTATAACTTGGAAACTCGCTCAAGAATAG
- a CDS encoding sulfite exporter TauE/SafE family protein encodes MEWILLLLVGLLAGTIGSIMGLGGGIIVVPALLLLQSKLLILSGITPQIAVGTSLFIMIFTGLSATISYIKQKQVDFKNSVFFLCGMIPGVLYGVTLNKTIDVDSFLTYFGLFIIGISFLFLLPRKNSENAQTSAPRVNWIVAVLISFVVGTFSGLFGIGGGTIMVPAMILLFHFSPHAAVATSMFMIIFTSLVGSISHLMLGNVHWLYACVLIPGAWAGGKLGAFINKKLKNKTLVIMLRIFLCVIGLRLII; translated from the coding sequence ATGGAATGGATTCTATTATTACTCGTTGGCTTACTGGCAGGAACAATAGGAAGTATCATGGGTCTTGGTGGGGGAATTATTGTTGTCCCAGCACTACTACTTCTTCAAAGTAAACTTCTCATTTTATCTGGGATCACCCCTCAGATTGCTGTCGGAACATCATTGTTCATTATGATTTTTACAGGGTTATCGGCAACTATCTCATATATTAAGCAAAAGCAAGTTGATTTTAAAAACAGTGTATTCTTTTTATGCGGAATGATACCCGGGGTCTTGTATGGTGTTACGTTAAACAAAACGATAGATGTTGATTCCTTTTTAACCTATTTTGGTTTATTTATCATTGGAATTTCGTTTCTCTTTTTACTACCTAGGAAAAATAGTGAGAATGCACAAACGAGCGCGCCCCGTGTCAACTGGATAGTGGCTGTATTGATTTCTTTTGTTGTTGGAACATTTTCGGGGTTATTTGGAATTGGTGGAGGAACGATAATGGTGCCGGCCATGATATTATTGTTTCACTTTTCACCCCATGCAGCTGTGGCTACCTCGATGTTTATGATTATTTTTACATCATTAGTTGGTTCAATCTCTCACTTGATGCTAGGAAATGTTCATTGGCTGTATGCGTGTGTTCTCATTCCAGGAGCATGGGCTGGGGGGAAACTAGGGGCTTTCATTAATAAAAAATTAAAGAATAAAACGCTTGTCATCATGCTACGTATTTTTTTGTGTGTAATTGGTTTGCGTTTAATCATATAG
- a CDS encoding DUF72 domain-containing protein: MIRIGLTGWGDHDDLYPHGLAASDKLNEYSKHFSIVEVDSSFYAVQPTRNYQKWIRDTPESFQFIVKAYQGMTGHLRGKSPFIDQREMFSAFKESIHPLVEAGRLAMVLCQFPPWFDCKKENVAKLRDCKTRLEGLPVALEFRHQSWFTPSFKEQTLDFMKEEQWIHSICDEPQAGLGSVPTVLEPTDSDKTLIRFHGRNDKGWVAPGDGSWRDVRYLYRYSKDELSEWVSHLEKLNEKTKEIYVLFNNNSGGDAAQNAKELERLLGHEPLPLAPRQISLFDDLN, encoded by the coding sequence ATGATAAGGATAGGCTTAACAGGCTGGGGCGACCATGATGATTTATACCCGCATGGGTTAGCAGCTTCAGATAAATTGAACGAATACAGTAAGCACTTTTCTATCGTTGAAGTTGATTCTTCCTTTTATGCTGTACAACCGACTCGAAATTATCAAAAGTGGATTCGGGATACTCCCGAGTCCTTTCAATTTATTGTGAAAGCTTATCAAGGAATGACAGGTCATTTAAGAGGAAAGTCTCCTTTTATTGACCAAAGAGAGATGTTTTCGGCATTTAAAGAGTCGATACATCCGTTAGTAGAGGCAGGAAGATTAGCGATGGTGTTATGTCAGTTTCCACCATGGTTTGATTGTAAAAAAGAAAATGTCGCAAAGCTTCGTGACTGTAAAACTAGGCTAGAAGGGTTGCCAGTCGCCCTCGAGTTTCGTCATCAGTCATGGTTTACTCCTTCGTTTAAAGAACAAACCTTGGATTTTATGAAAGAGGAGCAATGGATCCATAGTATATGTGACGAACCGCAAGCAGGACTTGGATCCGTACCAACTGTTTTGGAACCCACTGATTCCGACAAAACCTTAATTCGGTTTCATGGTAGAAATGATAAAGGATGGGTTGCCCCTGGTGATGGGAGCTGGAGAGATGTCCGCTATTTGTATCGCTACTCAAAAGACGAATTGAGCGAATGGGTTAGTCACTTAGAAAAACTAAACGAAAAGACGAAGGAGATTTACGTGTTGTTTAACAATAACTCAGGTGGAGATGCCGCTCAGAATGCAAAAGAGTTGGAGCGTTTATTAGGTCACGAACCACTTCCATTAGCACCACGTCAAATCTCTTTGTTTGATGATTTGAACTAA
- a CDS encoding DUF3221 domain-containing protein — MKKSIHGVILSLLLLTLIGCNTQGAEVDEASPFYTGEITIVSGSSIHVEGKSEVYDSPEFVFHTDDNTAITNETNDTFSIVDLSKGQKVLVWVEKEAPVMESYPPQVTALKIKVTN, encoded by the coding sequence ATGAAAAAAAGTATACATGGTGTAATCTTATCACTGCTTTTATTGACTCTCATAGGTTGTAACACGCAAGGTGCTGAAGTGGATGAGGCAAGTCCATTTTATACAGGAGAAATTACGATTGTATCAGGGAGTTCTATTCATGTTGAAGGAAAATCGGAAGTATATGACTCCCCAGAGTTTGTTTTTCATACAGATGACAATACAGCAATTACAAACGAGACCAATGATACTTTTTCGATCGTGGATTTAAGCAAAGGTCAAAAGGTGCTAGTATGGGTTGAGAAAGAGGCGCCGGTGATGGAAAGCTATCCTCCACAAGTGACTGCGCTAAAAATAAAAGTTACAAATTGA
- a CDS encoding GyrI-like domain-containing protein, which produces MKLTIINSVRTNNFNDNLVMQKITGLWEDAYKRITTPDSIIYGVYHNYESNYQGDYTLSIAIEDSKDEPSIEIPDSAKYKIFNVDTKDEQGIINTWKEIWNLEQSGTLKRAYSFDFEKYYPTGKIEIYIAIS; this is translated from the coding sequence ATGAAACTAACAATTATCAATAGCGTGCGCACAAATAATTTTAACGATAATCTAGTGATGCAAAAAATTACTGGATTATGGGAGGATGCTTATAAGCGAATAACTACTCCTGATTCAATTATTTATGGAGTCTATCATAATTATGAGAGCAATTATCAAGGTGATTACACGTTAAGTATAGCGATAGAAGATAGCAAGGACGAACCTTCAATAGAAATTCCGGACTCCGCAAAATATAAAATATTTAACGTGGACACAAAAGATGAACAGGGGATTATAAACACATGGAAAGAAATATGGAACCTTGAACAATCGGGTACATTGAAAAGAGCTTACTCTTTTGATTTTGAGAAGTATTATCCCACTGGAAAAATTGAGATTTACATAGCTATTTCTTGA